In a single window of the Acipenser ruthenus chromosome 8, fAciRut3.2 maternal haplotype, whole genome shotgun sequence genome:
- the LOC117406891 gene encoding stomatin-like isoform X2 encodes MESQDKRRNVSEHNLIDESPSGLGCCGWILVILSYLMFIITFPLSVWMCIKIVQEYERAVIFRLGRITSGKAKGPGIFFVLPCTDTFVKVDMRTISFDIPPQEILTKDSVTVCVDGVVFFRVHSAIASVANVTNADQATRLLAQTTLRNVLGTKNLSQILSDREEIAHNMQVTLDEATDDWGIKVERVEIKDVKLPLQMQRSMAAEAEATREARAKVIAAEGEMNASRALKEASLVIAESPSALQLRYLQTLTTIASEKNSTIVFPLPIDILQGFMSKGK; translated from the exons ATGGAATCACAAGACAAAAGAAGAAACGTGAGCGAACATAATTTAATTG aCGAAAGTCCAAGTGGACTGGGATGTTGTGGCTGGATCCTAGTTATCCTCTCCTACCTGATGTTCATAATTACCTTCCCTTTGTCTGTATGGATGTGCATTAAG ATTGTTCAGGAGTATGAGCGTGCTGTCATATTCAGGCTTGGACGCATTACCTCAGGAAAAGCAAAGGGACCAG GTATATTCTTTGTCCTGCCATGTACTGACACTTTTGTAAAAGTGGACATGAGAACGATTTCATTTGATATTCCTCCTCAAGAG aTTCTGACCAAAGACTCAGTGACTGTCTGTGTCGATGGAGTGGTTTTTTTCAGGGTTCATTCTGCCATCGCCTCAGTGGCAAATGTAACAAATGCAGACCAGGCCACACGCTTACTGGCTCAGACTACCCTGAGAAACGTCCTTGGAACAAAGAACCTGTCTCAGATCTTATCTGACCGAGAGGAAATTGCACATAACATGCAG GTAACACTTGATGAAGCCACAGACGATTGGGGTATAAAGGTGGAGCGTGTGGAGATCAAGGATGTCAAACTGCCTTTGCAGATGCAGAGATCCATGGCAGCTGAGGCTGAAGCTACCAGAGAGGCCAGAGCCAAG GTTATTGCAGCGGAAGGTGAGATGAATGCCTCCCGAGCCCTCAAGGAAGCCTCCTTAGTGATAGCCGAGTCTCCATCAGCTCTACAGCTGCGATACCTCCAAACCCTGACCACCATTGCCTCTGAGAAGAACTCCACCATTGTCTTTCCCCTGCCTATTGACATACTGCAAGGCTTTATGTCAAAGGGGAAATAA
- the LOC117406891 gene encoding stomatin-like isoform X1: MLHKGALCLHRGGERLLHRINNMKPFHCKMVLVKALLSRGHLKRLFEEAGVAVRMVGLWEPRNESPSGLGCCGWILVILSYLMFIITFPLSVWMCIKIVQEYERAVIFRLGRITSGKAKGPGIFFVLPCTDTFVKVDMRTISFDIPPQEILTKDSVTVCVDGVVFFRVHSAIASVANVTNADQATRLLAQTTLRNVLGTKNLSQILSDREEIAHNMQVTLDEATDDWGIKVERVEIKDVKLPLQMQRSMAAEAEATREARAKVIAAEGEMNASRALKEASLVIAESPSALQLRYLQTLTTIASEKNSTIVFPLPIDILQGFMSKGK, encoded by the exons ATGCTGCACAAAGGGGCactttgtttacatcgaggaggagagcgtctgctCCACAGGATTAACAACAtgaaacccttccactgcaagaTGGTACTAGTGAAGGCATTGCTCAGCCGAGGCCATTTgaaaaggctgtttgaagaggcaggagttGCTGTGAGAATGGTGGGACTCTGGGaacccagaa aCGAAAGTCCAAGTGGACTGGGATGTTGTGGCTGGATCCTAGTTATCCTCTCCTACCTGATGTTCATAATTACCTTCCCTTTGTCTGTATGGATGTGCATTAAG ATTGTTCAGGAGTATGAGCGTGCTGTCATATTCAGGCTTGGACGCATTACCTCAGGAAAAGCAAAGGGACCAG GTATATTCTTTGTCCTGCCATGTACTGACACTTTTGTAAAAGTGGACATGAGAACGATTTCATTTGATATTCCTCCTCAAGAG aTTCTGACCAAAGACTCAGTGACTGTCTGTGTCGATGGAGTGGTTTTTTTCAGGGTTCATTCTGCCATCGCCTCAGTGGCAAATGTAACAAATGCAGACCAGGCCACACGCTTACTGGCTCAGACTACCCTGAGAAACGTCCTTGGAACAAAGAACCTGTCTCAGATCTTATCTGACCGAGAGGAAATTGCACATAACATGCAG GTAACACTTGATGAAGCCACAGACGATTGGGGTATAAAGGTGGAGCGTGTGGAGATCAAGGATGTCAAACTGCCTTTGCAGATGCAGAGATCCATGGCAGCTGAGGCTGAAGCTACCAGAGAGGCCAGAGCCAAG GTTATTGCAGCGGAAGGTGAGATGAATGCCTCCCGAGCCCTCAAGGAAGCCTCCTTAGTGATAGCCGAGTCTCCATCAGCTCTACAGCTGCGATACCTCCAAACCCTGACCACCATTGCCTCTGAGAAGAACTCCACCATTGTCTTTCCCCTGCCTATTGACATACTGCAAGGCTTTATGTCAAAGGGGAAATAA